One genomic region from Terriglobus aquaticus encodes:
- the moaA gene encoding GTP 3',8-cyclase MoaA: MATLVSIPEVVTPIPLPAAEPQRLQDRFGRVMTDLRVSITDRCNYRCVYCRTGTDGAAFAELGIEAYAAMIRLLVGLGIEKVRLTGGEPLLRRGLLDLVREVRSMPLAFPGDRDNGVEIALTTNGHLLAGMARDLKEAGLDRITVSMDAVTPDAFERITRIPNSLGRVLDGIHAAQDAGLGSIKVNCVLMRGWNDDQIEAFGDFARREQVILRFIEFMPLDEERIWAADTVVREAEIVERLSRVSPVRLLPPNHPSETARRYQFLDGSAELGIIAPVSRPFCGHCSRLRLTSDGKLRTCLFSQTDHDLHGRMLRGASTSEMREYVRSVVLGKEERHHIGEAGFLKPSRSMVHIGG; encoded by the coding sequence TTGGCCACACTCGTCTCCATCCCGGAAGTCGTAACGCCGATCCCGCTTCCAGCGGCTGAGCCACAGCGGCTGCAGGACCGCTTCGGCCGCGTCATGACGGATCTGCGCGTTTCCATCACAGATCGCTGCAACTACCGTTGTGTCTACTGCCGCACCGGCACTGACGGAGCTGCCTTCGCAGAACTCGGCATCGAGGCCTACGCGGCCATGATCCGGCTGCTGGTCGGCCTCGGCATCGAAAAAGTCCGCCTCACCGGCGGCGAGCCACTGCTACGTCGCGGCCTGCTCGACCTCGTCCGCGAGGTCCGATCCATGCCTCTAGCCTTCCCTGGGGACCGGGACAATGGTGTGGAGATCGCGCTGACCACCAACGGCCACCTGCTGGCGGGCATGGCGCGCGACCTGAAAGAAGCCGGCCTCGACCGCATCACCGTCAGCATGGACGCGGTCACGCCCGACGCCTTCGAGCGCATCACGCGCATCCCCAACTCACTCGGGCGCGTCCTCGACGGCATCCACGCGGCGCAGGACGCCGGTCTCGGCTCCATCAAGGTCAACTGCGTTCTGATGCGCGGCTGGAACGACGACCAGATCGAGGCGTTCGGCGACTTCGCTCGCCGCGAGCAAGTCATCCTGCGCTTCATCGAGTTCATGCCGCTCGACGAGGAGCGCATCTGGGCTGCCGACACAGTCGTTCGCGAGGCGGAAATCGTGGAGCGGCTGTCCCGCGTCTCGCCGGTACGTCTTCTGCCACCCAACCACCCCAGTGAAACCGCCCGCCGCTACCAGTTCCTCGATGGCTCGGCGGAACTCGGCATCATCGCGCCCGTTTCGCGTCCCTTTTGCGGCCACTGCTCCCGCCTTCGGCTAACTAGCGACGGCAAGCTCCGCACCTGTCTCTTCTCCCAGACAGACCACGACCTGCACGGCCGCATGCTCCGCGGCGCTTCCACTTCAGAAATGCGC